One genomic window of Streptococcus mitis includes the following:
- a CDS encoding DUF3883 domain-containing protein, translated as MSKWNTIDELRDIFIRKYTNSELSNELEKACSEEYELMRDYNGRQILELLQNVDDAYGDIKSENDSSNDEVKVRITYKNNILEVGNTGTSFSKDTIERLCLGRASNKSSQNIGNKGTGFRSLLNDAEWVELYSGEFAIRFSEEFTKRLFEQYVSRESDKFSELIFEQQKNWKKEDYDLCFPIMNCPQPINKVDSDFDTLIRVKLKETNLSKGTSVAKQLQQPFYKSLLFLPNITKIVIETSDDEKISEKIVDGHDVLIEKSDVNGPSSSEEYFVFDKVSRLGDKVAKIAIAISKDSHYDYSKEKLYCYFPVRNFDTPIHALINAPFITNNSRDDVPDDSEQINKRIFTEVLEFISEVAEKLSKPEYEDIALKMVTPFLDNKLWDSDVFDLKNKYLGFLSNAPILPTVNLQYISIKEKPKLFFQEFPDELIGETFSTLLQLLETNENVKLIQELADYNGYTELSFETEELAEKINLLSSTWGNGVRTKVFLWWSEHYKNDQIIPKLLKDISDNWVMKSDRVFLPTDTGITVLPKELSSWVRLSILNQTYVDELIDQIKKSSNWQNKWEETANVYKAERTGDKRILDAFSEKYLAIEFTEQSSSDLIIGTINRQIDTVEKSISFINWFYDKYNEKLLAGSELSKLPFNLPNVAGGIQPSNKIYLGKEYGNELGDKLFQGTDYMALKKIDCSSFARESDFLSFILRCGVSKYPKIYDNNFLKNDNDFKTFIENKYKNEIKYKNTNYLTSKDIRNFKELIGKLDTKDIVNWLDQDEELTDLLSSVKKESSASQQSNWNGFYFYSNEYVKYILNKTPWIEIDGKKYSPRQIVLYEKLKAHVPGMYGVSEQSLIELLGQRIVEQLDFKKNMAMFSDNEMKSILVELPKFDKGEISRRLYNELIRNKKGMRPTYSTEGLSVLAKDGLFYPNKELRYADKRLPKSIEKQMRFIYVPEKASTTTIFEWLGVERFKTNLKLEVFDLLEDYSEDFKKEIDDIKTAVLSTIDDNSKNVSSLKRIEIIPCSKITAKDEQDGQSIVLEDYYFVESEETFYLKLPVNHIEISQLRLIDTFSSAIVDIFKQVLNLSLDLNLIELLISRDTEHKQRKITEEFGVDRWNESFELLFSENALSKKVNEFLLLNGLNEEEYSGIFEIDYSYALKEEEYQLLAIALESISKDIEDLNGLSELIHLDIREFWKLKLRSYLDKKAEYYRQSLFRDANKNNDEKLKETFLEKIGRYNDYQFEISEIPNSVQVDIEKESEKRFPELSVSITDKIDIDGLYDNNVEELVTEAGITKDDFDYYIRSHQKVSSLLYFGIPSNLREDILKFITKENDDDLNGGKSGFSIGETSTVKIILEPSNSVSRKGKNTRNGERSKRDYDNRNSANDDAGETAEQIAYAELTQNQELDVIWNSKYSSKSSDRNKQPPNGIVCDMWVQDPEKGNMYFEVKSSITEFEMSISEYNSMLNHPDSYEVILVNRDTKEISRHKFDELDGLKQVSSYIFKFKQKRSDG; from the coding sequence GTGAGCAAATGGAATACGATTGATGAATTAAGGGATATTTTTATTCGTAAATATACGAATTCTGAGTTGAGTAATGAACTTGAAAAGGCCTGCAGCGAAGAATATGAATTGATGCGTGATTATAATGGACGTCAGATTTTAGAGTTATTACAGAATGTAGACGATGCCTATGGAGATATAAAATCAGAAAACGACTCCAGCAATGATGAAGTGAAAGTTCGGATAACCTATAAAAATAATATTTTGGAAGTTGGAAATACAGGTACGTCATTTTCAAAAGATACAATTGAAAGACTGTGCTTAGGAAGAGCAAGCAACAAATCTTCACAAAATATTGGAAATAAAGGGACTGGTTTCCGTTCTTTGCTAAACGATGCTGAGTGGGTTGAATTGTATTCGGGAGAATTTGCTATTCGATTTAGTGAAGAATTCACGAAACGTCTGTTTGAACAATATGTATCTAGAGAGTCAGACAAATTCAGTGAACTAATTTTTGAACAGCAGAAAAATTGGAAAAAAGAAGATTACGATCTATGTTTTCCGATAATGAACTGTCCTCAACCAATAAACAAAGTTGATTCTGATTTTGATACGTTAATCCGAGTAAAGCTAAAAGAAACTAATTTAAGTAAAGGCACGAGTGTCGCTAAACAACTTCAGCAACCATTTTATAAGTCTTTGTTATTTTTACCCAATATAACAAAAATAGTTATTGAGACATCTGATGATGAAAAAATATCAGAGAAAATTGTCGATGGGCATGACGTGCTGATAGAAAAAAGTGACGTTAACGGTCCATCGTCGTCAGAAGAATATTTTGTTTTTGACAAAGTATCTAGGTTAGGAGATAAAGTTGCTAAAATTGCAATAGCTATTTCAAAAGATTCTCACTACGATTACTCCAAAGAAAAACTATATTGCTACTTTCCAGTACGTAATTTTGATACACCAATTCATGCACTTATAAATGCACCGTTTATAACAAATAATTCACGTGACGATGTTCCGGATGATAGCGAACAAATAAATAAGAGAATATTTACTGAAGTGCTCGAATTTATTTCTGAAGTAGCGGAAAAATTATCTAAGCCTGAATATGAAGACATAGCTTTAAAAATGGTAACTCCTTTTTTGGATAATAAATTATGGGATTCAGATGTCTTTGATTTAAAGAATAAATATCTAGGTTTTTTATCTAATGCCCCAATACTACCAACTGTAAATTTGCAATATATTTCTATCAAGGAGAAACCAAAACTTTTCTTTCAGGAATTCCCTGATGAGCTAATAGGTGAAACATTTTCCACTTTATTGCAATTGTTAGAAACAAATGAAAATGTCAAATTGATACAAGAACTTGCTGATTATAATGGATACACTGAGTTATCATTTGAGACAGAAGAGCTAGCTGAGAAAATTAACTTACTATCGTCTACTTGGGGAAACGGAGTAAGAACAAAGGTGTTTTTGTGGTGGAGTGAGCATTATAAAAATGATCAAATTATTCCTAAACTGTTAAAAGATATTAGTGATAATTGGGTGATGAAATCAGACAGGGTATTCTTACCTACAGATACAGGTATTACTGTGCTTCCAAAAGAATTGTCTTCATGGGTAAGATTATCTATACTGAATCAAACATATGTTGATGAGTTAATTGACCAAATTAAGAAATCATCAAATTGGCAAAATAAGTGGGAAGAAACAGCTAATGTATATAAAGCTGAACGTACAGGAGATAAACGTATTCTAGATGCATTCAGTGAAAAATATCTTGCAATTGAATTCACTGAGCAAAGCAGTTCAGATTTGATTATAGGGACAATTAATCGCCAAATTGATACTGTTGAAAAATCTATCAGTTTCATTAATTGGTTTTATGATAAATACAATGAAAAACTATTAGCTGGAAGTGAGTTGTCTAAACTCCCATTTAATCTTCCAAACGTTGCTGGTGGCATTCAGCCCTCTAATAAAATCTATCTTGGAAAAGAGTATGGCAATGAACTAGGAGATAAGCTTTTTCAAGGTACAGATTACATGGCATTGAAAAAAATAGATTGCTCTAGTTTTGCTAGGGAAAGTGATTTTCTATCATTTATTCTTAGATGTGGAGTTTCAAAATATCCTAAGATTTATGATAATAATTTTTTGAAAAATGATAATGACTTTAAAACATTTATTGAAAACAAATATAAGAATGAAATAAAATATAAGAATACTAATTATTTAACGTCTAAGGACATCAGGAATTTTAAAGAATTAATAGGCAAATTAGACACAAAAGACATTGTCAATTGGCTTGATCAAGATGAAGAATTGACAGATTTATTATCTTCGGTAAAAAAAGAATCAAGTGCAAGTCAGCAATCAAACTGGAACGGATTTTACTTTTATTCAAATGAGTATGTGAAATACATTTTGAATAAAACACCATGGATTGAAATTGACGGAAAGAAATATAGTCCCAGACAAATTGTGCTATATGAAAAGCTTAAGGCACACGTTCCGGGAATGTATGGAGTTTCTGAACAAAGCTTAATAGAACTCCTAGGACAACGCATTGTTGAACAGTTGGATTTCAAAAAAAATATGGCGATGTTTTCTGATAATGAGATGAAATCTATATTAGTCGAATTACCAAAATTCGATAAAGGTGAAATTAGTCGTAGATTATATAATGAACTTATCAGAAATAAAAAGGGAATGAGACCTACTTATTCTACCGAAGGATTATCAGTCTTAGCCAAAGATGGATTATTTTATCCAAATAAAGAATTAAGGTATGCTGATAAGCGACTGCCTAAATCAATAGAGAAACAAATGCGTTTTATTTACGTTCCTGAAAAAGCTAGTACTACGACGATATTTGAATGGCTTGGGGTTGAACGTTTTAAAACAAATTTAAAATTGGAAGTATTTGATCTATTGGAGGATTATTCTGAGGATTTCAAAAAAGAGATTGATGATATTAAAACCGCGGTATTATCTACGATAGATGACAATAGTAAAAATGTTAGTTCATTAAAACGTATTGAGATTATTCCATGCAGCAAAATAACTGCTAAAGATGAGCAAGATGGTCAGTCAATCGTTTTGGAAGATTATTATTTTGTAGAAAGTGAAGAAACATTCTATTTAAAATTACCTGTTAATCATATTGAAATTAGTCAATTACGTTTAATTGATACATTTTCTTCAGCAATCGTGGACATATTCAAGCAGGTGTTAAATCTAAGCTTAGATTTGAATTTGATTGAATTATTAATTTCCCGAGATACGGAACATAAACAAAGAAAAATAACTGAAGAATTCGGTGTAGATAGGTGGAATGAATCGTTTGAGCTATTGTTTAGCGAAAATGCTTTAAGTAAAAAAGTTAATGAATTTTTGTTATTAAATGGACTAAACGAAGAGGAATATTCTGGTATTTTTGAAATTGACTATTCATATGCATTAAAAGAAGAAGAGTATCAATTGTTAGCGATAGCACTAGAAAGCATTTCAAAAGATATTGAGGACTTGAATGGATTGTCAGAATTGATTCATTTGGATATTCGTGAATTTTGGAAACTGAAATTAAGATCTTATCTAGATAAGAAAGCGGAATATTACCGCCAGAGTTTATTTAGGGATGCAAATAAGAATAATGATGAAAAACTTAAAGAAACATTCCTAGAAAAAATTGGTAGATACAATGATTATCAATTTGAGATTTCTGAAATTCCAAATTCTGTTCAAGTTGACATTGAGAAAGAAAGTGAGAAGAGATTTCCAGAGCTAAGTGTGTCAATTACTGATAAGATTGACATTGATGGCTTGTATGATAATAATGTCGAAGAGTTAGTCACGGAGGCAGGCATCACAAAAGATGATTTTGATTATTATATTAGAAGTCATCAAAAAGTTTCTTCCTTACTGTATTTTGGTATTCCGTCCAATTTAAGAGAAGATATACTGAAATTCATTACTAAAGAAAATGATGATGATTTGAATGGAGGGAAATCCGGCTTCTCTATTGGAGAAACATCAACTGTTAAAATCATTCTTGAACCATCGAATAGTGTTAGTAGGAAAGGTAAGAACACACGAAATGGAGAAAGAAGTAAACGAGATTATGATAATAGAAATTCCGCAAATGATGATGCTGGTGAAACAGCAGAACAAATTGCTTACGCTGAATTGACTCAGAATCAAGAACTTGATGTAATTTGGAATTCGAAATATTCTAGTAAATCTTCAGACCGTAACAAACAGCCGCCAAATGGAATTGTTTGTGATATGTGGGTTCAAGACCCAGAGAAAGGGAATATGTACTTTGAGGTAAAATCATCAATTACAGAATTTGAAATGTCGATTAGTGAATATAATTCTATGTTAAATCACCCGGACTCTTACGAGGTCATTTTAGTCAATCGTGATACAAAAGAAATAAGTCGTCATAAATTTGATGAACTTGATGGATTGAAACAGGTAAGTAGTTATATTTTCAAATTTAAGCAAAAGAGAAGTGACGGTTGA
- a CDS encoding SAP domain-containing protein — MIESRPEFDKITSFDEFNKYYWYRDELSQLCKSLGLEYRGTKQELNHIIEQYFKGNLIKKSSIKRKKKRVEVVTLNTPLLECGFSFNTHFREYFSTLTDVSSFKFTADMATAWRKVKRENDLSFTIQDMLKVYYGNSDYAKYDHSVCQWNQFLKDFCADENSRNYSNKLKIASILWKEVRNSKVEKIYSKNLLAEYADKINEYGEVEKTG; from the coding sequence TTGATAGAAAGCAGACCTGAGTTTGATAAAATCACATCCTTTGATGAGTTTAATAAATACTATTGGTATCGTGATGAACTTTCACAACTATGTAAATCATTAGGATTAGAATATAGAGGTACCAAACAAGAACTCAATCATATTATTGAGCAGTACTTTAAGGGTAATTTGATTAAAAAATCGTCAATAAAAAGGAAAAAGAAACGAGTAGAAGTCGTTACCTTAAATACGCCCTTACTTGAATGTGGATTCTCCTTTAATACACACTTTAGAGAATATTTCTCAACTTTAACAGATGTTTCGTCCTTTAAATTTACTGCTGATATGGCGACTGCTTGGAGAAAAGTAAAAAGAGAAAATGATTTGAGTTTTACAATCCAAGATATGCTAAAAGTCTATTATGGAAATTCAGACTATGCCAAGTATGATCATTCGGTTTGTCAATGGAATCAATTTTTAAAGGATTTCTGTGCAGACGAAAATAGCCGCAACTACTCAAACAAGTTAAAAATAGCTTCTATTCTTTGGAAAGAAGTTAGAAATTCAAAAGTTGAAAAAATTTATTCAAAGAATCTTTTGGCTGAATATGCTGATAAAATAAACGAGTATGGGGAAGTAGAAAAAACAGGCTAA
- a CDS encoding diacylglycerol/lipid kinase family protein, with translation MKKAMVIINPTSGGEKALDYKEKLENKVKEYFEHVETKITEKALDATHFAEEASREQYDAVVVFGGDGTVNEVISGIAERDYIPKLGIIPGGTGNLITKLLEINQDIDGAIEELDFNLTNKIDIGKANDNYFGYIFSIGSLPEAIHNVEIEDKTKFGILAYAVNTMKSVMTDQVFNIKVETENGNYVGEASHVLVLLTNYFADKKIFEENKDGYANILILKDASIFSKLSVIPDLLKGDVVANDNIEYIKARNIKISSDSELESDVDGDKSDNLPVEIKVLAQRVEVFSKPKE, from the coding sequence ATGAAAAAAGCAATGGTAATTATCAACCCTACTTCTGGTGGCGAGAAGGCTTTGGATTACAAAGAAAAGCTGGAGAATAAAGTAAAAGAATATTTTGAGCATGTAGAAACCAAAATTACCGAAAAAGCTCTGGATGCAACACATTTTGCTGAAGAGGCTTCACGTGAGCAGTACGATGCAGTAGTTGTTTTTGGTGGAGATGGGACTGTCAATGAAGTTATTTCGGGTATTGCTGAGAGGGACTACATTCCTAAGTTGGGTATTATCCCTGGTGGTACGGGTAACCTCATTACAAAACTGTTGGAAATCAATCAAGACATCGATGGAGCTATTGAGGAACTTGATTTTAACTTAACCAACAAGATTGATATCGGTAAAGCAAATGACAATTATTTTGGTTATATTTTTAGTATCGGTTCACTTCCTGAGGCGATTCACAATGTTGAAATCGAGGACAAGACAAAATTCGGTATTTTAGCCTATGCTGTAAATACTATGAAGTCTGTCATGACGGATCAGGTCTTTAATATTAAGGTTGAGACAGAAAATGGAAATTATGTTGGTGAAGCTAGCCATGTGTTGGTTCTCTTGACAAATTACTTCGCTGATAAGAAAATCTTTGAAGAAAATAAAGACGGCTATGCCAACATTTTGATTCTGAAAGATGCTTCTATATTCTCTAAATTATCCGTCATTCCTGATTTACTAAAAGGGGATGTTGTCGCAAATGATAATATCGAGTATATCAAAGCTCGTAATATTAAAATTTCTTCTGATAGTGAATTGGAGTCGGATGTTGATGGCGATAAATCGGATAATCTACCTGTAGAAATCAAAGTCCTAGCTCAGCGAGTAGAAGTATTTTCAAAACCGAAAGAGTAA
- a CDS encoding phosphoribosylanthranilate isomerase: MNSLFDEFRTICYHLNQIGITPTLMGSLGFEYRSNEEWRPSDIDIHVPGDPRGWEAPDHLRIYEWDKIMKVMKHLGYALIDIHEHEFQKDGLSVEFGSIDSLPDFAGVSESDIELIHLENITFRVPSLEQFLSIYKASSQDSYRNEHNNNKDFKKIEWMER; encoded by the coding sequence ATGAATTCTCTATTTGATGAATTTCGAACAATTTGTTATCATTTAAACCAAATCGGAATCACACCGACTCTCATGGGGTCCTTGGGTTTTGAATACCGTTCAAATGAGGAATGGAGGCCGTCTGACATTGACATTCATGTGCCTGGTGATCCTAGAGGTTGGGAAGCACCTGATCATCTCAGAATTTATGAGTGGGACAAGATAATGAAAGTGATGAAACACTTAGGCTACGCCTTAATAGATATTCATGAGCATGAATTCCAAAAAGATGGTCTGAGTGTTGAATTCGGAAGTATCGATTCTTTACCTGATTTTGCAGGAGTTTCGGAATCGGATATAGAGCTGATTCATCTCGAAAACATCACTTTTCGCGTTCCAAGTTTGGAACAGTTTTTAAGTATTTATAAGGCTTCTTCCCAAGATTCTTATCGAAATGAGCACAATAACAATAAGGATTTTAAAAAAATTGAGTGGATGGAAAGATAG
- a CDS encoding glycoside hydrolase family 13 protein: MELTAIYHRPESEFAYLYKDKKLHIRIRTKKGDIESINLHYGDPFIFMEEFYQDTKEMSKVTSDAIFDYWQVEVSVDFARIQYLFEVTDTEGQSILYGDKGCVENSLENLHAIGNGFKLPYLHEIDACKVPDWVSNTVWYQIFPERFANGNARLNPEGSLDWDSSITPQSDDFFGGDLQGIIDHLDYLQDLGITGLYLCPIFESTSNHKYNTTDYFEIDRHFGDKETFRELVEQAHQRGMKIMLDAVFNHIGSQSPQWQDVVKNGEESAYKDWFHIQEFPVTTEKLANKRDLPYHAFGFEDYMPKLNTANPEVKGYLLKVATYWIEEFDIDAWRLDVANEIDHQFWKDFRKAVLAKKPDLYILGEVWHTAQPWLNGDEFHAVMNYPLSDSIKDYFLRCVKKTDQFIDEINGQSMYYKQQISEVMFNLLDSHDTERILWTANEDVQLVKSALACLFLQKGTPCIYYGTELSLTGGPDPDCRRCMPWERVSSDNDMLNFIKQLINIRKQASATIQHGKYDLQEIKPDLVALEWKYEGQVLKAIFNQSTEDYLLEKETVALANNCKELENQLVIYPNGLVIFIKEQLRVIGKL, translated from the coding sequence GTGGAATTAACAGCCATTTACCACAGACCAGAGTCGGAGTTTGCCTATCTTTATAAGGATAAGAAGCTTCATATTCGGATTCGAACTAAGAAAGGGGACATTGAAAGCATCAACTTGCATTATGGTGACCCTTTTATCTTTATGGAGGAGTTTTATCAGGATACAAAAGAAATGTCCAAGGTAACTTCTGATGCCATCTTTGATTATTGGCAGGTTGAAGTGTCCGTTGACTTTGCACGTATCCAGTATCTCTTTGAAGTCACGGATACAGAAGGTCAAAGTATTTTGTATGGCGATAAAGGGTGTGTGGAAAATTCTCTAGAAAATCTTCATGCTATTGGGAATGGATTTAAGTTGCCTTATCTTCATGAGATTGATGCCTGCAAGGTTCCTGACTGGGTTTCAAATACGGTATGGTATCAGATATTTCCTGAGAGATTTGCTAATGGAAATGCTCGATTAAACCCAGAAGGGTCATTAGACTGGGATTCATCTATCACACCTCAGAGTGATGATTTCTTTGGTGGTGATTTACAGGGGATTATTGACCATCTGGATTACTTGCAAGACTTGGGCATTACTGGACTTTATCTTTGTCCGATTTTTGAATCTACGAGCAATCATAAGTACAATACGACAGATTACTTTGAAATTGACCGTCATTTTGGAGACAAGGAGACCTTTCGGGAGCTGGTTGAGCAAGCTCATCAGCGTGGCATGAAAATCATGTTGGATGCGGTATTTAACCATATTGGTTCGCAATCGCCTCAATGGCAAGATGTTGTAAAAAATGGTGAGGAATCTGCTTACAAAGATTGGTTTCATATTCAAGAATTCCCAGTGACTACTGAAAAGCTAGCTAATAAGAGAGACTTACCCTATCACGCTTTTGGTTTCGAGGACTATATGCCTAAGCTAAATACAGCCAATCCAGAGGTTAAGGGCTATCTTTTAAAGGTTGCGACTTATTGGATTGAAGAGTTTGATATTGATGCTTGGCGTTTGGATGTGGCTAATGAGATTGATCATCAGTTTTGGAAGGATTTTCGAAAGGCAGTTTTAGCTAAAAAGCCTGATCTTTATATTTTAGGAGAAGTCTGGCATACGGCTCAGCCTTGGCTAAATGGAGATGAGTTCCATGCGGTTATGAATTATCCTTTATCTGATAGTATCAAGGACTATTTCTTACGATGCGTTAAGAAGACTGACCAGTTCATCGATGAGATCAATGGCCAATCTATGTATTACAAACAACAGATTTCAGAGGTTATGTTTAATCTCTTGGATTCTCATGATACAGAACGAATCTTGTGGACTGCCAATGAGGATGTTCAATTGGTTAAATCAGCCTTAGCTTGTCTCTTTTTACAAAAAGGGACACCCTGCATCTATTACGGAACCGAGCTTTCCTTGACTGGCGGTCCAGACCCAGATTGTCGACGTTGTATGCCTTGGGAACGTGTATCAAGTGACAATGATATGCTGAATTTCATAAAGCAGCTGATTAATATTAGAAAACAAGCGTCAGCAACCATTCAGCATGGTAAGTATGATCTTCAAGAAATCAAACCAGATCTAGTAGCCTTGGAATGGAAATACGAAGGACAGGTTCTCAAAGCTATATTCAACCAATCGACAGAAGATTATCTTTTAGAGAAGGAAACCGTAGCACTAGCGAACAATTGCAAAGAATTGGAGAATCAGCTTGTGATTTATCCAAATGGGCTTGTGATTTTCATTAAAGAGCAATTAAGAGTAATAGGAAAGTTGTAG
- a CDS encoding alpha/beta fold hydrolase — protein sequence MRTFFIGSLGSNVYHSKDFLQELDSQVYFLNPYEKHLRDETELKSWFKNEIVEEESIYLIGHSLGGDLARYLASEFQEVKKLILLDGGYLDLDKILPLDTELEEAKNYIESQVVSDLALLISKEKSEAKYWSENMEEAVRQSYHWNAEYNRYELAINSENIEAILRLRRKIQAFKREVGDTLFISPRYPNEAIWREEALKELPDCFDTIFLKNFSHELYIEAPKEIASMINEWLAYSQ from the coding sequence ATGAGAACATTTTTTATTGGCAGTTTGGGAAGCAATGTCTATCATAGCAAGGATTTTCTTCAAGAGCTAGATTCGCAGGTCTATTTTCTAAATCCATATGAAAAGCATCTTCGAGATGAAACAGAATTGAAATCATGGTTTAAAAATGAGATTGTAGAGGAAGAATCTATTTATCTGATAGGCCATTCTCTTGGAGGAGATTTGGCTCGTTATCTCGCATCGGAATTTCAAGAAGTGAAGAAACTGATTCTTTTGGATGGTGGCTATCTAGATTTAGATAAGATTTTACCTTTAGATACAGAGTTAGAGGAAGCTAAAAACTATATCGAATCTCAAGTCGTTTCAGACTTAGCTCTTCTTATTTCTAAAGAGAAATCTGAAGCAAAGTATTGGTCAGAAAATATGGAGGAAGCTGTAAGACAGTCTTATCACTGGAATGCGGAATATAATAGATATGAGTTAGCTATAAATTCTGAAAATATAGAAGCGATTCTTCGACTACGGCGGAAAATCCAAGCTTTTAAGAGAGAAGTGGGGGATACCTTGTTTATCAGTCCTCGCTATCCTAATGAAGCTATATGGAGAGAGGAAGCCCTAAAAGAATTGCCAGACTGTTTTGATACTATTTTTCTAAAAAACTTTAGTCATGAGCTTTATATTGAAGCGCCTAAAGAAATCGCTAGTATGATTAATGAGTGGCTCGCTTATTCTCAATGA
- a CDS encoding AbrB family transcriptional regulator: MVVKTRKQGNSITITIPSEFNIPSGVKYEAKLLPSGEIIFTPEELDQQVSYISDDAFDLNLDKIFDEYDDVFKALVEK, translated from the coding sequence ATGGTAGTAAAAACAAGAAAACAAGGAAATTCAATCACCATTACGATTCCAAGTGAATTTAATATTCCAAGTGGTGTTAAATACGAAGCTAAATTGTTACCAAGTGGTGAGATTATCTTTACTCCTGAAGAATTGGATCAGCAGGTTTCTTATATATCTGATGATGCCTTTGACCTAAATTTAGATAAAATATTTGACGAGTACGACGATGTTTTCAAAGCTTTGGTGGAAAAATGA
- a CDS encoding type II toxin-antitoxin system death-on-curing family toxin, protein MTIYLTEKQIEKINVLAIQRYSPNEKIQTVSPSALNMIVNLPEQFVFGKPLYPTIFDKATILFVQLIKKHVFANANKRTAFFVLVKFLQLNRYRFSVTVEEAVNMCVTIAVESLTDERLITYAKWVSEHSSIINGKN, encoded by the coding sequence ATGACAATCTATCTAACAGAAAAGCAAATTGAAAAAATAAATGTTTTAGCAATTCAACGGTATTCTCCAAATGAGAAAATTCAAACAGTTAGTCCTTCGGCTTTAAACATGATTGTTAATTTACCAGAACAATTTGTCTTTGGGAAGCCTCTTTATCCAACAATTTTTGATAAAGCAACGATACTATTTGTCCAATTGATAAAGAAGCATGTTTTTGCCAATGCTAATAAACGAACTGCTTTCTTCGTTTTGGTGAAATTTCTACAGTTAAATCGATATCGTTTTTCTGTAACTGTTGAAGAAGCGGTAAATATGTGCGTAACTATCGCAGTAGAATCCTTAACAGATGAAAGGTTAATCACTTATGCCAAATGGGTCTCTGAACATTCGTCTATAATTAATGGAAAAAATTAA
- a CDS encoding TIGR03943 family putative permease subunit: protein MIRFLVLAGYFELTIYLHLSGKLNQYINMHYSYLAYISMVLSFILAIVQVYIWMKQVKTHSHLNGRLAKVTSVALLAIPIVVGLTFPTVSLDSQTVSAKGYHFPLSEGTDQAIQTSEGTTSQYLKPDTSSYFSKTAYEKEMRTAADKYLSQDSIQITNENYMEVMEAIYDYPDEFEGKTVQFTGFVYNDPSHSNSQFLFRFGIIHCIADSGVYGLLTKGNTRQYENNTWITAKGKLVNHYHKELKQNLPTLEIDSFTKVDKPENPYVYRVF, encoded by the coding sequence ATGATTCGATTTTTAGTTTTAGCTGGCTATTTTGAACTGACCATTTATCTCCATCTGTCGGGAAAATTAAACCAGTACATCAACATGCACTATTCCTATCTGGCCTATATTTCCATGGTGCTTTCCTTTATCTTGGCAATCGTTCAAGTGTATATCTGGATGAAACAAGTCAAAACCCACAGTCATTTGAACGGTCGCTTGGCCAAGGTGACAAGTGTTGCTCTTCTGGCTATTCCGATTGTTGTCGGTTTAACTTTCCCAACTGTTAGCTTGGATTCTCAGACTGTTTCTGCTAAAGGTTATCATTTTCCTCTATCAGAAGGAACAGACCAAGCCATTCAGACCAGCGAAGGGACAACAAGCCAATATTTGAAACCAGATACCAGTTCTTATTTCTCAAAAACAGCCTATGAAAAGGAAATGCGAACGGCGGCGGATAAATACTTGTCCCAAGATAGTATTCAGATCACTAATGAAAACTATATGGAAGTCATGGAAGCCATCTACGACTATCCAGATGAGTTTGAAGGCAAGACAGTCCAGTTTACAGGCTTTGTCTATAACGACCCCAGTCACTCCAATAGCCAATTTTTGTTCCGCTTCGGCATTATCCACTGTATTGCGGATTCAGGTGTGTATGGATTGCTGACCAAGGGAAATACCCGACAGTATGAAAATAACACCTGGATAACGGCTAAAGGAAAACTGGTCAATCACTACCATAAAGAACTCAAACAAAATCTCCCAACCTTAGAAATCGATAGCTTTACCAAAGTTGATAAACCAGAAAATCCCTACGTGTATCGCGTGTTTTAA